The following coding sequences are from one Verrucomicrobiota bacterium window:
- a CDS encoding NADH-quinone oxidoreductase subunit I: protein MIVKRPTLSLWERFYLPAVVGGFKVTWRHFKNTLFRGKAVTMQYPEQKWVVPEGYRGAPYLVRDQDGATKCVSCQLCEFICPPKAIKIVPPGPAGQAADRPNAEKMPREFEINMLRCIFCGLCQEVCPEEAIFLQQDYSLTGLARGEMIYNKEKLLALGGTHAGVQKWKHKADEAKEQETFPVKA from the coding sequence ATGATCGTCAAACGCCCAACCCTGTCCTTGTGGGAGCGGTTTTACCTGCCGGCCGTCGTCGGCGGGTTCAAGGTCACGTGGCGGCACTTCAAGAACACGCTGTTCCGGGGCAAGGCCGTCACGATGCAGTATCCCGAGCAGAAGTGGGTCGTGCCCGAAGGCTACCGCGGCGCGCCGTATCTCGTGCGCGACCAGGACGGCGCGACCAAATGCGTCTCGTGCCAGCTCTGCGAATTCATCTGCCCGCCCAAGGCCATCAAGATCGTCCCGCCCGGACCGGCGGGGCAGGCCGCCGACCGGCCGAACGCCGAGAAGATGCCGCGCGAGTTCGAGATCAACATGCTCCGCTGCATCTTCTGCGGCCTGTGCCAGGAAGTCTGCCCGGAGGAAGCCATCTTCCTGCAGCAGGATTACTCGCTCACCGGCCTCGCGCGCGGCGAGATGATTTACAACAAGGAAAAGCTCCTCGCCCTCGGCGGCACGCACGCCGGCGTGCAGAAGTGGAAGCACAAAGCTGACGAGGCGAAGGAGCAGGAGACTTTTCCAGTGAAGGCCTGA
- a CDS encoding NADH-quinone oxidoreductase subunit J, with product MTLPDTLFYLFAALTLGCAFLVVANPFSRNPVTSAMFLVLTIVSLAGLFVLLHAYFLAAVQILVYAGAVMVLFLFVIMLLDLKAEERRRFNVFALVLGCASVAGLLAILAKTIHDSDAGAGLQPALSGETRNLGLDLFTKGQFLLPFEVVSLLLLVAMVGVILLSKRELK from the coding sequence ATGACGCTTCCGGACACACTTTTCTACCTGTTCGCCGCGCTCACGCTCGGGTGCGCCTTCCTGGTCGTGGCCAATCCGTTCAGCCGCAACCCGGTCACGAGCGCGATGTTCCTCGTGCTCACCATCGTATCACTCGCGGGGCTGTTCGTGCTGCTGCACGCCTACTTCCTCGCGGCGGTGCAAATCCTCGTCTATGCCGGCGCGGTGATGGTGCTGTTCCTGTTTGTCATCATGCTCCTGGATCTCAAGGCGGAGGAGCGGCGGCGCTTCAACGTGTTCGCGCTCGTGCTCGGCTGTGCCTCGGTCGCCGGGCTGCTGGCGATTCTCGCCAAGACCATCCACGACTCGGACGCCGGAGCCGGACTCCAGCCCGCGCTCTCGGGCGAGACGCGCAACCTCGGGCTCGACCTGTTCACGAAGGGCCAGTTCCTGCTGCCGTTTGAGGTCGTGTCGCTGCTGCTGCTTGTCGCGATGGTCGGCGTGATTTTGTTGAGCAAGAGGGAACTGAAATGA